The following are from one region of the Arcobacter defluvii genome:
- a CDS encoding DUF2721 domain-containing protein has product MEIEISTPALLFPAISLLLLAYTNRFLTTGQLIRSISHQAREHGGQELAGQIENLKKRLELTKWMQFFGVVSILLCTMSMFSLFLEFHNFGKAIFGLSLVTMCLSLFISLWEVYISSNALNLELKDLYEKCK; this is encoded by the coding sequence ATGGAAATAGAAATTTCAACACCTGCTTTATTATTCCCAGCTATTTCGTTACTTCTTTTAGCATATACAAATAGATTTTTAACAACAGGACAACTTATTCGTTCAATCTCTCATCAAGCAAGAGAACACGGTGGACAAGAATTGGCTGGACAAATAGAAAATCTAAAAAAAAGACTCGAACTTACAAAATGGATGCAATTTTTTGGAGTAGTATCGATTCTTTTATGTACGATGTCAATGTTTTCTCTTTTTTTAGAATTTCATAATTTTGGAAAAGCGATATTTGGATTGAGTTTAGTAACTATGTGTTTGTCTTTGTTTATCTCTTTATGGGAAGTTTATATCTCTTCAAATGCTTTGAATTTGGAGTTGAAAGATTTATATGAGAAGTGTAAATGA